A window of Tatumella citrea genomic DNA:
ATCCCACCACTGGCCTATTTGCCGCTAATTGTTATCTGGTTTGGTATTGGTGAAGTCTCGAAAGTTCTGCTGATTTACCTGGCGATTTTTGCCCCACTGGTGATTGCAACATCAGAAGCGGTGAGACGTGTCGATCGCAACCGGATTCAGGTCGTCAGGTGTCTGGGAGCAGGATACGGGCAGGTTGTAAGACTGGTTATCCTGCCTGCTATTTTACCGGACATTATCACCGGATTGAGAATTGCTTTGGGTGTCGGCTGGTCTACTCTGGTTGCCGCAGAACTGATAGCCGCAAATCAGGGGCTTGGATTTATGGTGGAATCAGCGGCCCAGTTTCTCTCCACTGAGGTGGTGGTTGCCGGGATCATTATCATTGCGTTTATTGCATTAATTATCGAGTTTGGCCTACGCCAGGTTCAAAAACATTTTGTCAGCTGGAGTTTGCATGATGCCCAAAGTTAAACGGATTGCCAGTGCGCTGGGCGCAGAGATCAGTGGTATAGATTTATGCCAGGATCTTCGGGCAGAAGAAGTTGCATTAATCAGACAATTACTGCGGGAACATCAGGTTATTTTCTTCCGCAATCAGCCGGTAACTCCGGCACAGCAGGCACGTCTGGCCAACCATTTTGGTGATCTCCATATACACCCGATTTACCCGTCGTCACCGGAAAATCCTGAGGTCATGGTTCTGGATACTGAGCTCAATGATTTACGTGATAATGCCCTCTGGCATACAGATGTCACCTTTATTCAGACACCACCGATGGCTTCACTGTTGAGTGCCCGTCAGGTGCCAGAGTTTGGCGGGGATACATTATGGGCAAGTTGCAGCGCCGCCTGGAACGCTCTGTCGGCCCCGTTACAAGCTCTGCTTGAACCGCTGCATGCGGAACATGATATTACTTTATCCTTTCCCGTCAGCCGTTTTGCCAGTACTCCTGAGGCATCAGAGCGGTTTGATAAAGCCAGGCTCAACAATCCACCAGTGATTCACCCGGTGGTCAGAGTACATCCGGAGACGGGTGAAAAAGGGTTATTTGTCTCAGCCGGTTTCACTCGTAAAATTGTTGAACTGAATGATAATGAAAGCCGTGCTCTGCTCGATTTATTGTTTGCTCAGAGCACCCAGCCAGAATTCTGTGTGCGCTGGCACTGGCAGCAATATGATCTGGTCATGTGGGATAACCGCATTACACAACACTATGCCTGTGATGATTATCGTCCACAGCGCCGTGTGATGCACAGGGCCACTATTCTGGGAGACCGGCCAAAAGGTATCAACGGATAATATTCTCGCTATATCAATACCTCCGGAGGTTTGGTGCCAGCTCTTGCAGCACCCTGCTTCCGGCAGGACCACAGCGATTTAACTGATATCACAACTCATTTCCGCGGGTTTATCCCCGGATACTTCCTTTGTCTGCCGTCTCACTTTTACTCTGGAATACCCTCTCCTTCTCTTTCCTGCTAGTACGACTCTTCAGATATCCTGACAGAAAATATTTACCGCAAAAATCATCTATCCTGGCAGAAGTTCTACCCTCACTAATGTTGTGATATACGGGAAATATTTCAGATATATATATTATGAGTTCAGCGATCCGGAGATTTATCGTCTAAATATCGGCAGTTTTTGTGATATGAGTCACAAATAACATGACACCACGCACCTCAGCTGTTATAGCTTATATAGATGTTTTTTTATCTGCTTATATCTTTTAAGTATGAGTAGTACGTAACTTTCGCACTACTCCTGCTTTCAGACCACATTATCGGACAGATAACCGATGATTCCCAAATTACTTATCGCAAGGAAAATACACTCCGCTCATTAACTATAAAAGGTAATTATGACTGATCCACAGCTCAAACACTCCTCACCTGACAGACCACCGGAAGTCTCAGATATAGCCGGGACCGAAGAGAACAGTACAACTTATTTTCTCAGCGCAGATGCCTTTCTGTTAACTGCTACCGGAATTGCCGCTATTGCGGGTTTTCTTTACGGGTATGATACCGGGATTATTTCCGGTGCGTTGTTACAAATCAGCCACGATTTTTCACTATCCGGCCAGGCTCAGGAACTGGTCACCAGCGCCATTCTGGTTGGTGCAGTGATGGGCGCGCTGGTTTGCGGAAAACTCTCTGCAACTATTGGTCGTCGCTATACAGTCATGACTGTCGCAGCGATCTTTGCTATTGGTGTTCTGGCCTCAGGCTGGTCAGATTCGGCCACAGCACTGGCTTTGGCTAGAATTGTGCTCGGATTTGCCGTCGGCGGCGCTTCACAAATAGTTCCGGTATATATTGCAGAGCTGGCGCCTTCACATAAACGTGGCCGGCTGGTGACCTTTTTTAATATTTCCATTGGTGTCGGAATTCTTACTGCAGGACTGGTCGGTGCATTCCTGCAGGATATCTGGAGCTGGCGGGTGATGTTTTCCGTTGCAGCTATTCCAGCGCTTATTCTGATGTTTGGTATGCTGCCACTCCCGGAAAGCCCACGCTGGCTGGTTGGGCAAAAACGAACCCGTGAAGCACGTATCGCTTTAAATATGGTACGAGAGACGGATCGTGAAGTTCGGCATGAACTTAGAAATATTCAAAAAGTGCACGATAAAACAGAACGAAAATCTACGATGGGATGGAAGGATCTGAAACAACCCTGGCTACGCCCTGCGCTATTTGCAGGCTTAGGTGTCGCGGCCTTTACTCAGCTCTCCGGCATAGAGATGATGATCTACTATACCCCGACGTTTCTGACTGATGCAGGATTCAGCCGCGCAGCTGCCCTGCACTCTGCGCTGGGTGTCGCGGTTATCTATCTGGTGCTGACTGTTGTGGGTAAGTTGCTGGTTGACCATATTGGGCGCCGTAAATTAACACTCTGGATGATGCCCGGAGCAATTATCAGTCTGATACTGCTGGGCACGGTATTTATTCTGGACAGCCACGGTGGCAGCCATGGCTGGTTAGTGGTCAGTTGCCTGTTTGCTTTTATGGTGTTTAATTCCGGGGGTATCCAGGTCATTGGCTGGTTGATTGGTTCGGAGGTTTACCCTACCGGTATCAGAGAAAAAGCGACCAGTCTGCATGCAGCCATGTTATGGGGTTCAAACCTGCTGCTGACTGCAACTGCTCTGTCACTGGTTAATATCTTAGGGATTGGCGGGGCTATGTGGTTCTATGCCTTACTGAACTTACTAGGCTTCCTGTTTATCTATTTCGTCGTGCCGGAAACCAAAGGCCGTTCACTGGAAGAGATAGAAATCTCGCTAAAAGAAGGCCGTTTTTATCCCCGACAGAAAATTAAAGAAGCTAAGCAAACTCAGTCTCCGGCTCAGTCTGGTTCCTGATTATGTAGGTTTAGCAATTTACCTGTTGGCTGCAAGTCCCTCCGTTTGTACGGGGGGATTTTTTTGACTTAGCTTTGAACTTACGGCTGGCATACTCAGCGCAGATTTCGACAAACAATTGTCTTGTGTATATAAATAACCGGGGCCCGGGCTGTCAAATCAGCAGTGAATGGTGTTAAAAATCTCTGTCGCAGGGGGAAACAGGAGCAAAAAAAAACCGCACATCGAAATGTGCGGTCTTCTTATGGCATATCAATCGGATATGCACTGTATAAAGTGGCGGAACGGACGGGGCTCGAACCCGCGACCCCCTGCGTGACAGGCAGGTATTCTAACCAACTGAACTACCGCTCCACCGATTCTGTACTGAACTCAGAAACTGTCTGAACTCAGGTATTTCACCTTTTACCCGTCACGGTAAAAGTCATGACCATTATTCCGGTCGTAATTGGATGCCTGGCAGTTCCCTACTCTCGCATGGGGAGACCCCACACTACCATCGGCGCTACGGCGTTTCACTTCTGAGTTCGGCATGGGGTCAGGTGGGACCACCGCGCTCTAGCCGCCAGGCAAATCTTGGTGCCGTGTCCTGTGTCTTTTTCACTGATACTGCGTTGACTGCCTTTGTGCTGTTCAGTCACATACTCATGTATGCTCCTTCTCATCACGCAGTTGCCGCCTTGTCTCAGCGCAAAATCCTTCGGACGTTCGTCCGCAGAACACTGCTAATTTTTTAATTTAACTATCAGGAACTCGCTGAAAATTCTTTTGCGTCTCTGCAAAACGCCTCTGGCGTTGTAAGGTTAAGCCTCACGGGTCATTAGTACCGGTTAGCTCAATGCATCGCTGCACTTACACATCCGGCCTATCAACGTCGTCGTCTTCAACGTCCCTTCAGGACTCTCAAGGAGTCAGGGAGAACTCATCTCGGGGCAAGTTTCGTGCTTAGATGCTTTCAGCACTTATCTTTTCCGCACTTAGCTACCGGGCAATGCCATTGGCATGACAACCCGAACACCAGTGGTGCGTTCACTCCGGTCCTCTCGTACTAGGAGCAACCCCCCTCAATTCTCCAGCGCCCACGGCAGATAGGGACCGAACTGTCTCACGACGTTCTAAACCCAGCTCGCGTACCACTTTAAACGGCGAACAGCCGTACCCTTGGGACCTACTTCAGCCCCAGGATGTGATGAGCCGACATCGAGGTGCCAAACACCGCCGTCGATATGAACTCTTGGGCGGTATCAGCCTGTTATCCCCGGAGTACCTTTTATCCGTTGAGCGATGGCCCTTCCATTCAGAACCACCGGATCACTAAGACCTGCTTTCGCACCTGCTCGAACCGTCACTCTCGCAGTCAAGCTAGCTTATGCCTTTGCACTAACCTCACGATGTCCGACCGTGATTAGCTAACCTTCGTGCTCCTCCGTTACTCTTTGGGAGGAGACCGCCCCAGTCAAACTACCCACCAGACACTGTCCGCAACCCGGATGACGGGTCTACGTTAGAATATCAAACATTAAAGGGTGGTATTTCAAGGATGGCTCCGTACGAACTGGCGTCCGTACTTCAGTGCCTCCCACCTATCCTGCACATCAAGGCTCAATATTCAGTGTCAAGCTATAGTAAAGGTTCACGGGGTCTTTCCGTCTTGCCGCGGGTACACTGCATCTTCACAGCGATTTCAATTTCACTGAGTCTCGGGTGGAGACAGCCTGGCCATCATTACGCCATTCGTGCAGGTCGGAACTTACCCGACAAGGAATTTCGCTACCTTAGGACCGTTATAGTTACGGCCGCCGTTTACCGGGGCTTCGATCAAGAGCTTCTCCTTGCGGATAACCCCATCAATTAACCTTCCGGCACCGGGCAGGCGTCACACCGTATACGTCCACTTTCGTGTTTGCACAGTGCTGTGTTTTTAATAAACAGTTGCAGCCAGCTGGTATCTTCGACTGGCTTCAGCTCCGGGAGCAAGTCCCTTCACCTACGCGCCAGCGTGCCTTCTCCCGAAGTTACGGCACCATTTTGCCTAGTTCCTTCACCCGAGTTCTCTCAAGCGCCTTGGTATTCTCTACCTGACCACCTGTGTCGGTTTGGGGTACGATTTCGTGTTACCTGGAGCTTAGAGGCTTTTCCCGGAAGCAGGGCATTTGTCACTTCAGTACCGTAGTACCTCGTCATCACGCCTCAGCCTTAAGAAGTTCCGGATTTGCCTGGAACCTCAGCCTACACGCTTAAACCGGGACAACCGTCGCCCGGATGACATAGCCTTCTCCGTCCCCCCTTCGCAGTAACACCAAGTACAGGAATATTAACCTGTTTCCCATCGACTACGCTTTTCAGCCTCGCCTTAGGGGTCGACTCACCCTGCCCCGATTAACGTTGGACAGGAACCCTTGGTCTTCCGGCGAGCGGGCTTTTCACCCGCTTTATCGTTACTTATGTCAGCATTCGCACTTCTGATACCTCCAGCAGACCTCACAGCCCACCTTCAACGGCTTACAGAACGCTCCCCTACCCAACAACACATAGTGTCGCTGCCGCAGCTTCGGTGCATGGTTTAGCCCCGTTACATCTTCCGCGCAGGCCGACTCGACCAGTGAGCTATTACGCTTTCTTTAAATGATGGCTGCTTCTAAGCCAACATCCTGGCTGTCTGAGCCTTCCCACATCGTTTCCCACTTAACCATGACTTTGGGACCTTAGCTGGCGGTCTGGGTTGTTTCCCTCTTCACGACGGACGTTAGCACCCGCCGTGTGTCTCCCGTGATAACATTCTCCGGTATTCGCAGTTTGCATCGGGTTGGTAAGCCGGGATGGCCCCCTAGCCGAAACAGTGCTCTACCCCCGGAGATGAATTCACGAGGCGCTACCTAAATAGCTTTCGGGGAGAACCAGCTATCTCCCGGTTTGATTGGCCTTTCACCCCCAGCCACAGGTCATCCGCTAATTTTTCAACATTAGTCGGTTCGGTCCTCCAGTTAGTGTTACCCAACCTTCAACCTGCCCATGGCTAGATCACCGGGTTTCGGGTCTATACCCTGCAACTTAACGCCCAGTTAAGACTCGGTTTCCCTGCGGCTCCCCTATACGGTTAACCTTGCTACAGAATATAAGTCGCTGACCCATTATACAAAAGGTACGCAGTCACACCATAAAGGTGCTCCCACTGCTTGTACGTACACGGTTTCAGGTTCTTTTCACTCCCCTCGCCGGGGTTCTTTTCGCCTTTCCCTCACGGTACTGGTTCACTATCGGTCAGTCAGGAGTATTTAGCCTTGGAGGATGGTCCCCCCATATTCAGACAGGATACCACGTGTCCCGCCCTACTCTTCGAACTCACGATGTGTGCATTTTCATGTACGGGACTTTCACCCTGTATCGCGCGACATTCCAGACGCTTCCACTAACACACACACTGATGATGGTTCAGGGCTGCTCCCCGTTCGCTCGCCGCTACTGGGGGAATCTCGGTTGATTTCTTTTCCTCTGGGTACTTAGATGTTTCAGTTCCCCAGGTTCGCCTCGTTAACCTATGAATTCAGTTAACGATGATGCACTGAGTGCACCGGGTTTCCCCATTCGGACATCGCCGGCTGTATCGGTTCATATCACCTTACCGGCGCTTTTCGCAGATTAGCACGTCCTTCATCGCCTCTGACTGCCAGGGCATCCACCGTGTACGCTTATTCGCTTAACCTCACAACCCACAGACGTCTTGCAACGACTATGAATCGTAAAAGTTTTTGAGAGACTCTGAATAACTTTCGTCATTCATTGTTTTCAAATTTTCAGCTTGTTCCGGATTGTTAAAGAGCAATATCTTAAACATGACTCGTAAGTCATCTTTAAGATAAGTATTCAGTGAGCATACTGAATGATGGTGGAGCTAAGCGGGATCGAACCGCTGACCTCCTGCGTGCAAGGCAGGCGCTCTCCCAGCTGAGCTATAGCCCCATCGATGGGTAAACTTCTGTACCTTAATTCTTTATCAGACAAGGCATGGCTTCACGACGCATAGTGAACTATGCGAGCCGGAGTCGTAACGCCGTATGAGAAAGAATTTGGTAGGCCTGAGTGGACTTGAACCACCGACCTCACCCTTATCAGGGGTGCGCTCTAACCACCTGAGCTACAAGCCTGCAGAAGATTACTGCTCTCTTTATTTTCTATCAGACAATCTGTTGTGGACACTTCGCGGGAACGTATCTTCAGGTAAGGAGGTGATCCAACCGCAGGTTCCCCTACGGTTACCTTGTTACGACTTCACCCCAGTCATGAATCACAAAGTGGTAAACGCCCTCCCGAAGGTTAAGCTATCTACTTCTTTTGCAACCCACTCCCATGGTGTGACGGGCGGTGTGTACAAGGCCCGGGAACGTATTCACCGTAGCATTCTGATCTACGATTACTAGCGATTCCGACTTCATGGAGTCGAGTTGCAGACTCCAATCCGGACTACGACGCACTTTATGAGGTCCGCTTGCTCTCGCGAGGTCGCTTCTCTTTGTATGCGCCATTGTAGCACGTGTGTAGCCCTACTCGTAAGGGCCATGATGACTTGACGTCATCCCCACCTTCCTCCGGTTTATCACCGGCAGTCTCCTTTGAGTTCCCGACCGAATCGCTGGCAACAAAGGATAGGGGTTGCGCTCGTTGCGGGACTTAACCCAACATTTCACAACACGAGCTGACGACAGCCATGCAGCACCTGTCTCAGAGTTCCCGAAGGCACCAAAGCATCTCTGCTAAGTTCTCTGGATGTCAAGAGTAGGTAAGGTTCTTCGCGTTGCATCGAATTAAACCACATGCTCCACCGCTTGTGCGGGCCCCCGTCAATTCATTTGAGTTTTAACCTTGCGGCCGTACTCCCCAGGCGGTCGACTTAACGCGTTAGCTCCGGAAGCCACGCCTCAAGGGCACAACCTCCAAGTCGACATCGTTTACGGCGTGGACTACCAGGGTATCTAATCCTGTTTGCTCCCCACGCTTTCGCACCTGAGCGTCAGTCTTTGTCCAGGGGGCCGCCTTCGCCACCGGTATTCCTCCAGATCTCTACGCATTTCACCGCTACACCTGGAATTCTACCCCCCTCTACAAGACTCTAGCCTGCCAGTTTCGAATGCAGTTCCCGGGTTGAGCCCGGGGATTTCACATCCGACTTGACAGACCGCCTGCGTGCGCTTTACGCCCAGTAATTCCGATTAACGCTTGCACCCTCCGTATTACCGCGGCT
This region includes:
- a CDS encoding ABC transporter permease subunit; translated protein: MTNKAIDQLAPRTISGAPKATFRLSEHPTLISLFSIAIVILLWAIAPYAGWLNPLFFPTIPELLKAFSTLWQQGYLDVTLGQHIEASLYRVLAALFFALITALPLGILMGLNKIAKAVVDPFIDFYRPIPPLAYLPLIVIWFGIGEVSKVLLIYLAIFAPLVIATSEAVRRVDRNRIQVVRCLGAGYGQVVRLVILPAILPDIITGLRIALGVGWSTLVAAELIAANQGLGFMVESAAQFLSTEVVVAGIIIIAFIALIIEFGLRQVQKHFVSWSLHDAQS
- the tauD gene encoding taurine dioxygenase, producing MMPKVKRIASALGAEISGIDLCQDLRAEEVALIRQLLREHQVIFFRNQPVTPAQQARLANHFGDLHIHPIYPSSPENPEVMVLDTELNDLRDNALWHTDVTFIQTPPMASLLSARQVPEFGGDTLWASCSAAWNALSAPLQALLEPLHAEHDITLSFPVSRFASTPEASERFDKARLNNPPVIHPVVRVHPETGEKGLFVSAGFTRKIVELNDNESRALLDLLFAQSTQPEFCVRWHWQQYDLVMWDNRITQHYACDDYRPQRRVMHRATILGDRPKGING
- a CDS encoding sugar porter family MFS transporter, giving the protein MTDPQLKHSSPDRPPEVSDIAGTEENSTTYFLSADAFLLTATGIAAIAGFLYGYDTGIISGALLQISHDFSLSGQAQELVTSAILVGAVMGALVCGKLSATIGRRYTVMTVAAIFAIGVLASGWSDSATALALARIVLGFAVGGASQIVPVYIAELAPSHKRGRLVTFFNISIGVGILTAGLVGAFLQDIWSWRVMFSVAAIPALILMFGMLPLPESPRWLVGQKRTREARIALNMVRETDREVRHELRNIQKVHDKTERKSTMGWKDLKQPWLRPALFAGLGVAAFTQLSGIEMMIYYTPTFLTDAGFSRAAALHSALGVAVIYLVLTVVGKLLVDHIGRRKLTLWMMPGAIISLILLGTVFILDSHGGSHGWLVVSCLFAFMVFNSGGIQVIGWLIGSEVYPTGIREKATSLHAAMLWGSNLLLTATALSLVNILGIGGAMWFYALLNLLGFLFIYFVVPETKGRSLEEIEISLKEGRFYPRQKIKEAKQTQSPAQSGS